One Punica granatum isolate Tunisia-2019 chromosome 3, ASM765513v2, whole genome shotgun sequence genomic window carries:
- the LOC116200815 gene encoding histone-lysine N-methyltransferase CLF, protein MASKAASASASASRSEPPEDPPPARTSETVPFAKEIVSVIDAIKEQVAADRCTYVKKKIAENKRKLVGVTTHVYNLSRQRRNDQCTDNVTDNNVDLLAKRQADALGMQIGIESSNADKESNSNNEEGHTSTAVLLGSSIPVKNAVRPIKLPEIKRLPPYTTWIFLDRNQRMTEDQSVLGRRRIYYDQNGGEALICSDSEEEAIDDEEEKREFTESEDYILRMTIKKAGLSDPVLEAVANCLSRSPSEVKARYDILVKDEKAVGGTKTEDNEETSQTMNSFLDKDLEAALDSFDNLFCRRCLVFDCRLHGCSQDLVFPTEKQLPWSHPDEGKVPCGPNCYRSAVKSEKAAMCGNIGEKSTPTANGPKVQKMPKKKSSGSSSRIQLKSCQSESASSNAKNASESSDSDVGPGDDTSAQLSSPSKTKVTDKSGIHKRNSKRVAERVLFNMRKRQKKIAPSDSDSIASGNILVSDIKLRSNSQKENEEASSSSQKKVKSATRGRPRKKIVPVEESSNLVQDDVPDGPRHEVINDNPAASTNDSLRKEEFIDENTSKRELNEDKSWKPLEKGLYEKGLEIFGRNSCLIARNLLTGLKTCWEVFQYMNFSENKLLGQGVDGSNCLGEGFSKFDYNGNVGNNEARRRSRFLRRRGRVRRLKYTWKSAAYHSIRKRITERKDQPCRQYNPCNCQTACGKQCSCLLNGTCCEKYCGCPKSCKNRFRGCHCAKSQCRSRQCPCFAADRECDPDVCRNCWVSCGDGTLGVPNQRGDNYECRNMKLLLKQQQRVLLGRSDVSGWGAFLKNTVGKHEYLGEYTGELISHREADKRGKIYDRENSSFLFNLNDQFVLDAYRKGDKLKFANHSPDPNCYAKVIMVAGDHRVGIFAKERIEAGEELFYDYRYEPDRAPAWARKPEASGAKKEDGAPSTGRAKKLA, encoded by the exons ATGGCGTCCAAGGCGGCTTCCGCTTCTGCCTCCGCCAGCAGATCGGAGCCTCCCGAGGATCCCCCG CCGGCAAGGACAAGTGAAACAGTGCCTTTTGCGAAAGAGATAGTATCAGTTATTGATGCTATAAAGGAGCAAGTTGCAGCTGACCGTTGTACTTACGTTAAG AaaaaaattgcagaaaataaacgGAAGCTGGTTGGAGTCACAACACATGTATATAACTTATCAAGGCAGAGAAGAAATGATCAATGTACTGATAATGTTACCGACAATAACGTAGATCTACTGGCAAAGAGGCAAGCAGATGCACTTGGTATGCAAATTGGTATAGAATCAAGCAATGCAGATAAGGAAAGCAATAGCAACAATGAGGAGGGTCACACTTCCACAGCAGTTCTTTTAGGATCTAGTATCCCTGTGAAGAATGCTGTGCGCCCAATTAAGCTCCCAGAAATCAAAAGATTGCCTCCTTATACAACATGGATATTTTTGGACAG AAATCAAAGAATGACAGAAGATCAATCGGTATTGGGTCGAAGAAGAATTTATTATGATCAAAATGGCGGGGAAGCACTTATTTGCAGTGACAGTGAAGAGGAAGCAATTGACgacgaagaagaaaagagagagtttACAGAATCTGAAGATTATATTCTTCG CATGACCATCAAAAAGGCTGGTTTATCTGATCCGGTGCTGGAAGCGGTGGCAAACTGTTTATCTAGGAGTCCTTCTGAAGTGAAG GCAAGATATGATATCCTTGTTAAGGATGAAAAGGCTGTGGGGGGCACAAAAACTGAAGATAATGAAGAGACATCTCAAACTATGAATTCTTTTCTTGATAAAGATCTTGAGGCTGCATTAGATTCTTTTGACAACCTTTTTTGTCGTCGATGTCTT GTGTTCGATTGCAGATTACATGGATGCTCTCAGGATCTTGTCTTTCCT ACTGAGAAACAACTTCCCTGGAGCCATCCCGATGAGGGAAAGGTGCCATGTGGGCCTAACTGTTACCGCTCG GCTGTAAAGTCAGAAAAAGCTGCTATGTGTGGTAATATTGGAGAAAAGTCTACTCCTACAGCTAACGGTCCTAAGGTGCAGAAAATGCCCAAGAAGAAATCATCTGGTTCATCTTCTAGGATTCAGCTGAAGTCCTGCCAAAGTGAAAGTGCCTCATCCAATGCAAAAAATGCTTCAGAAAGTAGTGACTCGGATGTAGGACCTGGAGATGACACTTCTGCACAACTCTCATCACCTTCCAAAACTAAAGTCACTGATAAAAGTGGGATTCACAAGAGAAACAGCAAGAGAGTGGCTGAACGTGTTCTCTTCAACATGAGGAAAAGGCAGAAGAAGATAGCACCTTCTGATTCAGATTCAATTGCAAGTGGAAATATCCTCGTGAGTGATATAAAACTTAGGTCTAATTCacagaaggagaatgaagaagccAGTTCTTCGTCACAAAAAAAGGTGAAATCTGCAACACGAGGAAGGCCTCGAAAGAAGATTGTCCCAGTTGAGGAGAGCAGCAATTTAGTGCAAGATGATGTTCCTGATGGTCCGAGACATGAAGTGATTAATGATAATCCCGCAGCTAGTACAAACGATTCCTTGAGAAAAGAAGAATTTATTGATGAAAACACAAGCAAGAGAGAATTAAATGAGGACAAGTCGTGGAAACCTCTTGAGAAAGGACTCTATGAGAAAGGTTTGGAGATATTTGGTAGGAACAG CTGTTTAATTGCAAGGAATCTTTTAACTGGTTTGAAGACTTGTTGGGAGGTTTTCCAGTACATGaacttttctgaaaataagcTATTAGGCCAAGGCGTTGATGGTTCTAACTGTCTAGGTGAAGGCTTTTCTAAGTTCGACTACAATGGAAATGTG GGTAACAATGAAGCTAGAAGAAGATCAAGATTTTTGCGTAGGAGGGGCAGAGTTCGTCGCTTGAAATACACTTGGAAGTCGGCTGCATACCATTCAATCAGGAAAAGGATTACTGAGAGAAAAGATCAACCTTGTCGGCAGTATAATCCATGTAATTGCCAAACTGCTTGTGGAAAACAGTGTTCCTGTCTTCTAAATGGCACTTGCTGTGAAAAGTACTGTGG ATGCCCAAAGAGCTGCAAGAACAGATTTAGAGGCTGTCATTGTGCTAAAAGCCAATGTAGGAGTCGCCAATGTCCATGCTTTGCAGCTGACAGAGAATGCGATCCAGACGTTTGTCGGAATTGTTGGGTCAG CTGTGGTGATGGAACCCTTGGTGTTCCTAATCAGAGAGGCGATAATTATGAATGCAGAAACATGAAACTGCTTCTGAAACAACAGCAAAGG GTGTTGCTTGGGAGATCCGATGTATCGGGCTGGGGAGCCTTCTTGAAG AATACTGTTGGCAAGCATGAATATCTTGGAGAGTATACTGGAGAGCTGATTTCACACAGGGAAGCTGATAAACGTGGGAAGATATACGATCGTGAGAATTCGTCATTTCTTTTTAACTTGAATGATCAG TTTGTTCTCGATGCTTATCGGAAAGGTGACAAATTGAAATTTGCTAATCATTCTCCAGATCCTAATTGTTATGCCAAG GTCATCATGGTGGCGGGAGATCACAGGGTCGGGATCTTCGCCAAGGAGAGGATCGAGGCTGGGGAGGAACTCTTCTATGATTACCGTTATGAGCCTGACCGAGCACCTGCCTGGGCACGGAAGCCCGAGGCCTCCGGGGCCAAAAAGGAGGATGGTGCTCCTTCCACCGGCCGTGCAAAGAAACTCGCCTAA